The proteins below are encoded in one region of Ostrea edulis chromosome 3, xbOstEdul1.1, whole genome shotgun sequence:
- the LOC125673449 gene encoding cerebellin-1-like, which produces MPSPVFFVIVCAISCITAADKKSPRPSLKTFRDDYATVVKTCEAVGYVKDKCKTTRGNAIVAFSAKATSSQSISGETTAKFNSVDLNIGGGYNAAKGIFTAPKSGVYVFDWTILTKQNKSVFTALKVNGKRNALSYCHSKIQLHMLCTKMAIVRMEAGQRAWIYSWSGTADIIGDGYSSFAGFML; this is translated from the exons ATGCCCTCGCCAGTTTTCTTTGTGATTGTGTGTGCCATTTCCTGCATCACTGCTGCTGATAAAAAGTCACCAAGACCCAGTCTGAAAACATTCAGAGATGATTATGCCACTGTTGTTAAAACATGCGAGGCTGTTGGTTATGTGAAAGACAAATGCAAAACCACCAGAG GAAACGCCATTGTAGCATTCAGTGCCAAAGCCACATCTTCACAATCTATTAGCGGTGAAACCACGGCCAAGTTCAATAGTGTAGATCTAAACATAGGAGGTGGCTACAACGCCGCAAAGGGGATCTTCACTGCACCGAAATCTGGAGTCTATGTCTTTGACTGGACAATattgacaaaacaaaacaaatccgTTTTCACCGCTCTGAAGGTGAACGGCAAACGGAATGCTTTAAGCTACTGTCATTCTAAGATTCAACTTCACATGCTATGCACTAAAATGGCCATTGTAAGAATGGAAGCAGGACAAAGAGCCTGGATTTACAGTTGGTCTGGAACCGCCGACATTATTGGTGATGGGTATTCTTCATTTGCTGGTTTCATGTTATAA